GGAACGATCCAATCTACTTTCCAGTGCCCTGTCGCTGGCGCGATGGCTTGTTGGAGAAAAGGAAGAATCTCTTTCATTTGGCTTTCCAACTTCCACGGTGGATTGATGACAATCATACCTGAAGCGGTCATGCCTCGCTCGTTGGTATCCGCTGAGACGCCCAGCTCGATTTGTAGGATCTTACGAATGCCAAGCGCTTCTAATCCTTCAATCATGTCTTCAATATCACAGCGATTGACCACCGGATACCAAATTGCGTAGATGCCTGTTGCCCAGCGTTTGTGGCTTTGATAGATCGCTTGAACGACGTCGCGATATTCTTTTGCTAGCTCGTAAGGTGGGTCGATTAATACCAATCCACGACGTTCTTGAGGTGGCAAGCTGGCTTTAAGGCGTTTAAATCCGTCTTCTTTATAAATATTGACTTGGCGATCACGCTCGAACTCTTGTTCTAAAAGTGGGTGATCGGCTGGGTGCAATTCGGTCAGTACCATGCGGTCTTGAGAACGGATTTGTGCTCTTGCGACACGAGGAGAACCTGGATAATAACGCAGTTTTTCACCGTTATTTAAGGTTTTGATCGACTCAATGTAACTGGTTAGGTCGGCAGGAAGATCTTGGCTATCCCAAATCCGAGCGATACCTTGTTTGTACTCGCCTGTTTTTTCAGACCATTCATGAGTCAGATCGTAGCGGCCCACACCTGAGTGGGTATCGTGATAGACAAATGGCTTATCCTTTTGCTTAAGTGCATCAAGGATTAGGCTTTGAACGATATGTTTGACCACGTCGGCATGGTTACCAGCGTGGAAGCTGTGACGATAACTTAACAAATTAAACTCTCGAAACACTCTTTTACTGAGTGTGGTCTGGGGTTTTAGATACAATAACTCCGAGCATTATATACTCAACTGCGCTTCAGTTGCAGGACCTAACTAGGATTCTGTTAGAAGTCACAGTTTTACTATTGAAATTGTGTTCAATCATCCCTATTTATACTCAAGTAACCTCAAGATACTGTGTTCAGCGAGTGACCTTATCTCTCAAGCATCTTGAAGTTACTTGGGTGTATTATTAGTTATTATTTCCATCGTTATTATTTTTAGCTCAATCAAATGGTCGCTTCAGTGTGGCTTGGTTGAGGAGAAACGAGACTCAAGGACAGAGTAAGCGCTAGTGGTCACAAAGCCATCGCAGCATCGAGAAAGGAAACGGAAATCCCCCATTCATGTTGTTGGCTTGCCTGTTGATTGGGTTCGCCTATTTTAGGCCGACATACAGAGCCAAAACAAAAAAGGAATGTTTCATGTCTAATCCACTTCTTACGTTTACGGATTTACCTCCATTTTCACACATTAAACCTGAGCATATTAAGCCAGCAATGGAGCAAGTGATTGCGGATTGCCGAGCGAAGATCGATGAAGTATTGCAAGACAACGCCATGCCCACTTGGGCGAATGTGGTTGCTCCTATCGAACAAACCGACGATCGCTTAAGCCGAGTTTGGTCGCCAATCAGTCATATGAACTCGGTGGTCAACAGTGAAGCTTTACGCGAGGCGTATGAGAGCTGTCTGCCTATTCTTTCTGAATACAGCACTTGGGTTGGGCAGCACAAAGGTTTGTATGAAGCGTATAAATCGATCAAAGCCAGTGAGGCGTTTGCCACGTTGACCCAAGCGCAACAAAAAACCATTACGGATTCTTTGCGTGACTTTGAGTTATCAGGTATTGGTTTGCCATCGGATGAGCAGCACCGTTATGGTGAAATCAGTAAGCGCATGTCAGAGCTGAGCTCAACGTTCTCCAATAATGTGTTAGATGCCACAATGGGTTGGACGAAACATATTACTGATGCACAAGAGTTAGCTGGAATGCCAGAGTCGGCTTTAGCCGCAGCAAAGGCTGCCGCAGAAGCCAAAGAGCTAGAAGGTTATTTGATTACTTTAGATATCCCTTCTTATTTGCCAGTGATGACTTATTGCGACAACCAAGCACTGCGTCAAGAGGTGTATCAAGCGTACGTCACTCGTGCTTCAGATCGTGGACCAAATGCTGGTAAGTGGGACAACACTGAAATCATTGCTGAGCAGTTGAAGTTACGCCATGAAATTGCGCGTCTGCTGGGTTTCAATACTTACAGTGAAAAATCACTATCGACTAAAATGGCTGAAAGCCCTGCACAAGTGCTTGGTTTCCTTAACGACTTGGCGACTAAGGCCAAACCGCAAGGTGAACGTGAAATCGAAGCATTACGCCAGTTTGCTGAGAGTGAGTTCGGTGTGAGTGAACTGAACGTGTGGGATATTGCTTACTACAGTGAGAAACAGAAGCAGCATTTGTTCCAGATCTCTGATGAAGAGTTACGTCCTTATTTCCCAGAGTCCAAAGCGATCAGCGGTTTGTTTGAGGTCTTACATCGTGTGTTTGGTATGACGGTCACCGAGCGCGAAGGAGTGGACACTTGGCACGACTCAGTACGCTTCTTTGACATCTTTGATGGCCAGAGCACGTTGCGTGGTAGCTTCTATTTAGATCTCTACGCTCGTGAACATAAACGCGGCGGAGCTTGGATGGATGATTGTCGTGGTCGACGCGTCACCTTATCTGGCGAACTACAAACGCCAGTGGCATACCTCACATGTAATTTTAATCGTCCAGTGGGCGACAAACCTGCGCTGTTCACACATGATGAAGTCGTGACTTTGTTCCACGAGTTTGGTCATGGTATTCATCACATGTTGACACAAGTCGATACGGGTGCCGTTTCCGGTATTAATGGTGTGCCTTGGGATGCGGTCGAACTACCAAGTCAATTCCTAGAAAACTGGTGTTGGGAAGAGGGCGCATTGGCGTTTATCTCCGGTCACTACGAAACGGGTGAACCTTTACCGAAAGCCATGCTTGATAAGATGTTAGCTGCGAAAAACTTCCAATCTGCGATGGGTATTTTGCGCCAACTTGAGTTTGGTTTGTTTGATTTCACCTTGCATACTGACTACGACCCAGAACTGGGCGCTCAGGTGCTGGAAACATTAGCCAGCGTGAAAGAAAAAGTCGCGGTAGTGCCTGCGGTTGAGTGGGCGCGATTCTCACACAGCTTTGGTCATATCTTTGCTGGTGGCTACAGTGCCGGCTACTACAGCTATCTTTGGGCAGAAGTGCTGTCTTCGGATGCGTTCTCGCGTTTTGAGGAAGAGGGGATCTTTAACCCTGAAACAGGACAAAGCTTCCTTAACCACATCCTAGAAATGGGGGGCAGTGAGGAGCCAATGGCCTTGTTTAAGCGCTTCCGTGGTCGTGAGCCAGAAATTGATGCCTTATTGCGTCACTCTGGGATTGCGGCATAATAGAGTCAACGGTTTAATAGGTTCAAAGGGCAGCGAATAGGCTGCCTTTTATTTAACTGATTAACCTTTTGTTTATTTAACTGATTAATGTGCTGAAATTACGGGTTTACGTTGCGATTGATCGGGTTTTGTAGCGAAATGAGCGTTTCTGTTGATTGCACCTCATCGATGGCTTGCAGCTTATCGATCAGGACAAATTGCAACTCTTCAATCGACTTACACATCAGTTTAACGAAGATGTTATATGCCCCAGTGGTATAGTAAGCCTCCACCACTTCATCCAGTGCGTTCAACTTTTCCAATGCAGAGTGATAATCGCGTGCGGCATTTAAGTTGATGCCAATAAAACAGCAAACATCGTAGCCAAGTTTTTTGGTGTTGATGATCACTTCTGTCCTTTCAATGATACCCGCTGCTTTCATTTTCTCTATACGTACGTGAATCGTGGCAGGACTGACTTCAAATTGCTTGGCCATTTCTGCATAAGGCTTACGGGCATCTGCCATTAAGGTCTTAAGGATCGCACGGTCGAGATCATCGATTTTAGGCTGAGTGGTATTCATATAAGGTGCTTATTTTGTTTGAGAGGTTAGGTGTATTTTATACATATCCTCAGGTTTGCGTACAGGGTTCAAACGCGATAACCGCTTACCTTGCTAACTAGTCGGACGATGGCGACTGGCATCTCAGGGTGCTTTAGGTATACACTCAGCGCCAGATATATCGACCATATTGGAGTCCTCTTTTGCAACTGCAATTGATTTGTGAAGACCTTTCTCAACAGTCTCATCTGGATGAACTTGCTGCACGCTGGCAGCTTACTCATTCTGATGACAGCGATTTTGCTTTAGTACTTACCTCAGAACGCTTGGAACTGCGTAAAGTGGATGAACCAAAGCTAGGGGCTATTTTTGTTGATTTGATTGGTGGTGCGGTGGGACATCGACGCAAGTTTGGTGGTGGAAAAGGGCAAGCCATCGCCAAAGCGGCAGGCCTGAATAAGGGTGTGATACCGACGGTATTAGATGGTACTGCGGGACTAGGTAGGGATGCGTTTGTATTGGCTTCTTTGGGTTGCAATGTGCAGATGGTGGAGCGTCACCCTGTAGTCGCTGCTTTGCTTGATGACGGTTTAGCACGCGCTAAACAAGATCCCGAGATTGGTACTTGGGTCAGTGAACGAATGAAGCTTGTGCATGCATCAAGTCATGATGCCTTACAGAAGCTGGCGCAAGATAAGGACTTTGTGCAGCCGGATGTTGTGTATCTTGATCCTATGTATCCTCATCCAGAAAACAAAAAAAAGTCGGCGTTAGTCAAAAAAGAGATGCGCGTTTTCCAGTCCTTAGTTGGGGCTGATCTAGACGCTGATGATTTATTGGCTCCGGCTTTAGCCTTAGCCAGTAAGCGAGTGGTTGTTAAACGCCCCGATTACGCCAACTGGCTCAATGAGCAAAAGCCTAGCATGGCGATTGAAACCAAGAAGAATCGTTTTGATGTGTATGTGAAAGCCGCAATGGGCGAGTCGACTCACACAGCGTAATATTGTTGATAAAGATTGTGGATAGGTCGAGAGTTACCACACCAAGCAGAGCACGAAATTATCG
This window of the Vibrio azureus genome carries:
- a CDS encoding 23S rRNA (adenine(2030)-N(6))-methyltransferase RlmJ — translated: MLSYRHSFHAGNHADVVKHIVQSLILDALKQKDKPFVYHDTHSGVGRYDLTHEWSEKTGEYKQGIARIWDSQDLPADLTSYIESIKTLNNGEKLRYYPGSPRVARAQIRSQDRMVLTELHPADHPLLEQEFERDRQVNIYKEDGFKRLKASLPPQERRGLVLIDPPYELAKEYRDVVQAIYQSHKRWATGIYAIWYPVVNRCDIEDMIEGLEALGIRKILQIELGVSADTNERGMTASGMIVINPPWKLESQMKEILPFLQQAIAPATGHWKVDWIVPE
- the prlC gene encoding oligopeptidase A; the protein is MSNPLLTFTDLPPFSHIKPEHIKPAMEQVIADCRAKIDEVLQDNAMPTWANVVAPIEQTDDRLSRVWSPISHMNSVVNSEALREAYESCLPILSEYSTWVGQHKGLYEAYKSIKASEAFATLTQAQQKTITDSLRDFELSGIGLPSDEQHRYGEISKRMSELSSTFSNNVLDATMGWTKHITDAQELAGMPESALAAAKAAAEAKELEGYLITLDIPSYLPVMTYCDNQALRQEVYQAYVTRASDRGPNAGKWDNTEIIAEQLKLRHEIARLLGFNTYSEKSLSTKMAESPAQVLGFLNDLATKAKPQGEREIEALRQFAESEFGVSELNVWDIAYYSEKQKQHLFQISDEELRPYFPESKAISGLFEVLHRVFGMTVTEREGVDTWHDSVRFFDIFDGQSTLRGSFYLDLYAREHKRGGAWMDDCRGRRVTLSGELQTPVAYLTCNFNRPVGDKPALFTHDEVVTLFHEFGHGIHHMLTQVDTGAVSGINGVPWDAVELPSQFLENWCWEEGALAFISGHYETGEPLPKAMLDKMLAAKNFQSAMGILRQLEFGLFDFTLHTDYDPELGAQVLETLASVKEKVAVVPAVEWARFSHSFGHIFAGGYSAGYYSYLWAEVLSSDAFSRFEEEGIFNPETGQSFLNHILEMGGSEEPMALFKRFRGREPEIDALLRHSGIAA
- a CDS encoding class I SAM-dependent methyltransferase, whose amino-acid sequence is MQLQLICEDLSQQSHLDELAARWQLTHSDDSDFALVLTSERLELRKVDEPKLGAIFVDLIGGAVGHRRKFGGGKGQAIAKAAGLNKGVIPTVLDGTAGLGRDAFVLASLGCNVQMVERHPVVAALLDDGLARAKQDPEIGTWVSERMKLVHASSHDALQKLAQDKDFVQPDVVYLDPMYPHPENKKKSALVKKEMRVFQSLVGADLDADDLLAPALALASKRVVVKRPDYANWLNEQKPSMAIETKKNRFDVYVKAAMGESTHTA
- the asnC gene encoding transcriptional regulator AsnC; translation: MNTTQPKIDDLDRAILKTLMADARKPYAEMAKQFEVSPATIHVRIEKMKAAGIIERTEVIINTKKLGYDVCCFIGINLNAARDYHSALEKLNALDEVVEAYYTTGAYNIFVKLMCKSIEELQFVLIDKLQAIDEVQSTETLISLQNPINRNVNP